The following DNA comes from Picosynechococcus sp. PCC 7003.
TACCGCAGAGACAAGCCTGGTGCCGCTACCCAGTTGGCAAAACGTGCTTACAGCGGGGGATCCAGTGGTGATCTTCCACCAAACCGATCAATTGCCCCAGCCCATTCCCGGCAAGCCAGAGCCTGTTTTGGTTCTACTGGATCGCCAACAAACCACCTGGAATGACAACAGCTACTTTGCGGTGGATGCCGACGGTAAAGTGGCATTGGGTTGGTTTGCCGAAGCACCGATCGCCAAAATTTTAGGCCAAGTCCTCTTGGTGATGCGCCCGAAAAAAATTCTTGATGAGAATAACCTCCGAGAACCCTGGCAAATGGACGATTAGGCCCAAAAAGCGCTACTTTTACCTTAATTTCCATCCATTTAGCGCTGAAATTTTTGTCTGAAAATTCTCTCTAACGGTGTACTAGATAGCATTACTTTTCTAAACGATTGCGTTACAGTATGAGATACAGAGCGTTATTCCTGAGGTGAAAAATGCCGCACTCGACCACTGCCTACACTGAAGCATCCCCAGATCACGCCATTTGGGATAGCCTGAAGCAGGCGATCGCCCGCAGTTCTGGTTTCAAACGCTGGTATGTGAACCACTGCGAAATCCTCGCCCTTGAAAATCTCAGCGTCGATCAGCAAGTCACCATTTACCTCAAGGAAACCCTAGAGACCCTCGCCTATTAAGTGAGTCGGGTGAATATCTCCAAAGAAGCTTGGTGGACAACCGCCAATAAATCTCAAAATTTCATCATTTAGTTCCAGACATCTTTCAAGACCAGGATAGTCAGCGGCGTTTTCCCTTCGGTGTGCGGCTGGCTATTTTTTTGTGGGGCGATCGCTGGCGCGGCTTGGCCTTTTTTACCAAACCTTGCAAGGCCCCGATCTCTGTCGTTGTCAAATAACGCCATTCCCCCGGCCCTAAACCAGTGAGGGTCAATCTAGCTGAGCCTGTGCCCATGGCCACACGGATGAGGCGTAACGTAGGATGGCCCACTGCGGCCGTCATGCGGCGCACCTGGCGATTTCGTCCTTCCGTTAGGGTCAGATCTAGCCAGGCTGTCGGGACATTTTTCCGGAACCGAATCGGGGGATCTCGTGGTGGTACCGTTGGCTCCGAGGTCAAACGATTGGCGATCGCCGGTCGCGTTTTTTTCCCTTGGATCATCACCCCCTGGCGTAGCTGTGCTAAAGCTTGCCCATCCGGGATATTTTCGACCTGTACCCAATAGGTGCGGGGGTGGGCAAACTTCGGTTCACATAGATAATGCTTTAAAGGAGCATCATTGGTCAGTAGCAAAAGCCCTTCACTATCTAGATCTAAACGACCCACAGAGTAAATATCTGGCACCGGGACAAAATCCTTCAACGTTTGCCGCTGTGACCCTTGGGGGCTATTATCAGTAAACTGACAAAGGACGTTATAAGGCTTGTGGAGCAAAACGTATGAGTGCTGCATTAGAACAAGAGATGACTACTAACATCATGCCCGAAGTCACCTCCCAGACACCAGAAAAAATCCAACTTCAGGAAACCCAACCCAGTCCCCTGATCACTACCCCGGCGGCGCTTCCTGAAACAAAAGCAGGTGAAAATCCTCTCCTCGGCTTACTTTTGCTCATGCCCTTTATTTTTCTGATTTTGGTTGCAGCAGTCATCATTGAGCGCCTGATTAAATGGGGTTTACGGAAATTCTTTGCCCCCCAAACTTCTCCTGCCCCTGCGATGTCGTCATCTCCCTTTGCCATATCCCATGGCTGAACCCCATTTTTGTTAAAAACGAAAAGTTTTCATGGAGTAGCTCTCTCTCTTTTTTAAAGATTAGAAAAAGTTTGTTTATGATGTCGCCGTAGCAAGGCTTAAAATTTAAAGCTAAACTATCGAAAAAGGGAATTTTTCATTGCCTTATGGTTTGCGCAAACTAAAAAATAAAACAATTAGCTCTTGACCCTCTGTAATTCCGTAAAAATGCGGAGACTCTCTTTACAAAAGAGATAAAGTAACGGAATACAGTGGGCCTCTGTCGCTTGGGAGTGGGCGGAGACAAAACTGAAAAATATGACTTTTTTTATATAAAATAGGGTTGATATCGACCTAAGGTTCTCACAGTTTTGGTTAAAATCATTCGCCGCAAGTTCGTTGGCCATGCGCCGACCTATGATATTGGACTCAGTCAAGACCATAATTTTTTATTGGGTCAGGGTCTGATTGCGGCTAACTGTTTTAATAAATCCCACTCAACGGCCTATGCCTACGTCACCTACCAGACTGCTTATCTGAAGGCGAACTATCCCGTTGAATACATGACGGCACTGCTCAGTGCCAGCAGTGGCAATAAAGATAAAGTCCGCAAATATCGAGAAAATGCGGAACGGATGGGCATTCCGGTCTTGCCACCGGATATTAACGAGTCAGACCTGGACTTTAAGCCCGTGGGTGAAGGGATCCGTTTTGGTTTGTCAGCAGTCCAAAACCTTGGTGAAAATGCCATTAATGCCATTTTAACGGCACGGGAAGAGGGGCCTTTCTCAAGTTTGTCTGACCTCTGTTCCCGGTTAGATTTGCGGGTTGTGAACCGTCGTGCCCTAGAAACTTTAATTACCTGTGGTGGACTCGATTCGCTCCATGATAATCGCCAGGCAATGCTGAAGGGTCTAGATCTAATGATCGATTGGGCGCAGTTGAAGGCGAAGGAAAAGGCCAGTGGCCAAACGAATTTATTTGAAAGTCTGGGGGATACGGCAACGGCATTTGACGAAGCCCCTATTTTACCAAAAGTGGCTGATTTAACCTTAGAAGAAAAGCTCCGGCAAGAAAAAGAATTGCTGGGATTTTATGTTTCTGAGCATCCTTTAGAAAAGCTGCGGTCAACGATTTCGCCAATTTTATCGCCCATTAGCCTCACGGCGATCGCCAATCACATCAATAAAAAAGTCAGCGCCGTGGCGATCCTGACGGATATGCGCAAGATTTTTACGAAGGCTAATAACGAACCCATGGCCTTTATTCAATTAGAAGATATTTCGGGTCAAGTAGAAGGGATTGTTTTTCCCCGCACCTATCAAAAAGTTGAACAACTCTTGCAGCTTGATAGCCGCGTCATTGTGTGGGGTAAGGTGCAACAAAAAGATGATCGGACGCAATTGATTGTGGACGATCTCGAACCCATTGAAGAGGTACGAATGTTGATGATTCGCCTCTCTCCGAGTGAGCTTCATCATACCCAGAGTCAGCAACGACTGAAGCAAATTTTGTCGCAGCAGGCTGGGGATAAGAAGAAGCGGGGGCGGATCCCGGTGATCGTGATCGTCGGAAGAGGTGGCGATCGCACCTTCATTCGCCTTGGGCAGGACTATTGGGTGGAGGACGATCACCAGGCCCTCTTGGCACTCCGACAAGGGGGCTTCCATGTCTACCGCGAAAACCTGATTCCCCAGGCCCAAGCGAGCTAACAATTACTTCTACTTTTTAAAAGAAACCCATAAAACCCATAAATCCTATGTCTTACACTTACGAATATCCAAAACCGGGCGTTACCGTTGACTGTGTTGTGTTTGGCCTCGACGCCACACACACCCTGAAAATGATGCTGATCCAGCGGGGGGTTGAACCCTTCAAAGGAGAATGGGCCTTGCCGGGAGGCTTTGTGCGCCTTGATGAATCCCTCGAAGAAGCGGCGATGCGTGAACTCCGGGAAGAAACCGGCGTCGAGAAAATCTTTTTAGAGCAGCTCTATACCTTTGGGGCTCCGGATCGGGACCCGCGCGATCGCGTCATTACCGTGGCCTATTATGCGTTGATTAACCTAGAGGATCATCCGATCCATGCCCAAACCGATGCTGATGACGTGGCTTGGTTCTCGCTGGATGAGTTGCCCGATGTCGCTTTTGATCACCAACAAATCATTGATGTGGCGACCCAGCGACTCCAGGGTAAACTCCGCTATGAACCCATCGGCTTTGAGTTGCTGCCGCGCAAATTCACCTTGACCCAACTACAAAAACTCTATGAGCAGATTTTGGGAACCCAACTGGATAAACGGAACTTCCGGCGCAAAATCCTTAAAATGGATCTCTTGATTAAATTAGATGAGCTGCAAACGGGGGTTGCCCACCGAGCGGCGCGTCTCTATTCCTTTGATGAGGCGAAATATCAACGGCTCAAGGAGGCTGGCTTCAATTTTGAACTCTAGGGTGAACTTGGAGTTAGTTCGTCAGCTTTGCACATCAGATTCGCATAATGATTGAAGGCGATCGCCAAAAGTAGATGGAACCCATCGAGGAAAAACGCGATCCGACTCTCTGGTATCGGCTTTACTGTGCAAGTTTAATACTAGGCCAGGTGCTCTGGCGTCTTCTGCAAGGGAAGCTCCGGCGAGACCAGATCACGGAACAAATGCTAACGGCGGGGCCGAAGGCGTTGGTACCTGTGCTTCTGGTCGCTTTTTTTGGGGGGATGATCTTCACGATCCAAACCGCGCGGGAACTCACTACCTTTGGGGCAGAAAGTTTTGTCGGAGGAGCATTTGCGATCGCCTTTTGTCGAGAACTGGCGCCGATTTTGACAGCAAGCATCATTGCGGGTCAGGTGGGTTCGGCCTTTGCAGCAGAATTAGGCTCGATGAAAATCACCGAACAGATCGATGCCCTCTATATGCTCCGGTCTAATCCCATTGATTATCTGGTGATGCCCCGGGTGGTGGCCTGCTGTTTAATGTTGCCGATTTTAACGGTCTTTGCCTTGGTGGTGGGGGTGATCGGGGGGACTGGGGCCGCCTACCAGTTCTATGACCTCGCGCCGATTAATTTTTTAACGTCCGTACAGACTTTTTTGGAACCCCGGGATCTGATTAATATCGGTGTCAAAGGGATTCTGTTTGGGCTGTTGGTGGGGATTATCGGCTGCAGTTGGGGCCTGACGACCATCGGCAGCACACAACAGGTAGGCCGCTCTGCCACCTCGGCGGTGGTAACGACTTGGATCGGCATTTTTATGTTGGATTTCTTTTTATCGCTCTTGTTGTTTCACCAATCCCCTCTAGGTTAAGGGAGTCCGCAAAGATTTACGCAGCCCGAGGTCAGGGGGATATGTTATTTTCCAAGGAGATTCTTTTATTCTGAGTGCTACATGTTACTGAGCGATGATCTGTTGTTGAATTTTAAGCGGTGTGAACGTCGGGCTTTTTTAGACCTGTATGGCGATCGCACTGAGCAGACATCCGAAAAAGATTTTCTCCAAAAATTACGTAAAGAAAACCAACGCCAAATTCAGGAATATCTAGGCCAACGCCCCTACCACGAACCCGAAGCCGACGATTGGGAAACCTGTGCCGCTGAAACAGAAGCACTGATGGCGGCGGGGGTCGAGTGCATTTATCGGGGGGTCTTGCTCTATCACTTTGACCAGTGGCCCGGCACCCCCATTGAACAGTTGACTTTAGTGGGGAAACCTACAGTCCTATTGCGACAACCCGGCCCTTCCCGTTGGGGGAAATGGCATTATCGACCGGTCAGTGTCAAATTAGGCCAAAAACCCAAGCCGGAATATAAGTTGGTGGCGATGTTCCACTCTTTTTTATTGGAAGCGATCCAAGGGCGATCGCCCCGGTTAACCCAACTCATTTTGCGGGCCCGCCGTCCCCACCGCGTTGACGTAGACCTTTGGGCCGACAAACTCCAGGAGACGGTCACCGACTGCATTAACCTTTTATTACCCGAACTAGAGCCGGAAGTGTTTATTTCCCGGCAACGCTGTCACCTCTGCTCTTGGCACAACCATTGCTATGCGATCGCCCAAGCCGATAACCATTTATCCCTTGTACCCGGCGTCACTCCCAACCGCTACGAATCCCTCCAGGGCATCGGCGTCAACACCCTCGAATCCCTCGCCCAAACTTCCCCCAAACACCTGGGCCAACACCTGGGGGCGGATATTGCCATGCAGCTCCAACAACAGGCGCGGGCCATCGTCCACCAAGAAGTCGTCTGGCG
Coding sequences within:
- a CDS encoding pseudouridine synthase is translated as MQHSYVLLHKPYNVLCQFTDNSPQGSQRQTLKDFVPVPDIYSVGRLDLDSEGLLLLTNDAPLKHYLCEPKFAHPRTYWVQVENIPDGQALAQLRQGVMIQGKKTRPAIANRLTSEPTVPPRDPPIRFRKNVPTAWLDLTLTEGRNRQVRRMTAAVGHPTLRLIRVAMGTGSARLTLTGLGPGEWRYLTTTEIGALQGLVKKAKPRQRSPHKKIASRTPKGKRR
- a CDS encoding OB-fold nucleic acid binding domain-containing protein; translation: MVKIIRRKFVGHAPTYDIGLSQDHNFLLGQGLIAANCFNKSHSTAYAYVTYQTAYLKANYPVEYMTALLSASSGNKDKVRKYRENAERMGIPVLPPDINESDLDFKPVGEGIRFGLSAVQNLGENAINAILTAREEGPFSSLSDLCSRLDLRVVNRRALETLITCGGLDSLHDNRQAMLKGLDLMIDWAQLKAKEKASGQTNLFESLGDTATAFDEAPILPKVADLTLEEKLRQEKELLGFYVSEHPLEKLRSTISPILSPISLTAIANHINKKVSAVAILTDMRKIFTKANNEPMAFIQLEDISGQVEGIVFPRTYQKVEQLLQLDSRVIVWGKVQQKDDRTQLIVDDLEPIEEVRMLMIRLSPSELHHTQSQQRLKQILSQQAGDKKKRGRIPVIVIVGRGGDRTFIRLGQDYWVEDDHQALLALRQGGFHVYRENLIPQAQAS
- a CDS encoding NrtR DNA-binding winged helix domain-containing protein, producing MSYTYEYPKPGVTVDCVVFGLDATHTLKMMLIQRGVEPFKGEWALPGGFVRLDESLEEAAMRELREETGVEKIFLEQLYTFGAPDRDPRDRVITVAYYALINLEDHPIHAQTDADDVAWFSLDELPDVAFDHQQIIDVATQRLQGKLRYEPIGFELLPRKFTLTQLQKLYEQILGTQLDKRNFRRKILKMDLLIKLDELQTGVAHRAARLYSFDEAKYQRLKEAGFNFEL
- a CDS encoding ABC transporter permease, yielding MEPIEEKRDPTLWYRLYCASLILGQVLWRLLQGKLRRDQITEQMLTAGPKALVPVLLVAFFGGMIFTIQTARELTTFGAESFVGGAFAIAFCRELAPILTASIIAGQVGSAFAAELGSMKITEQIDALYMLRSNPIDYLVMPRVVACCLMLPILTVFALVVGVIGGTGAAYQFYDLAPINFLTSVQTFLEPRDLINIGVKGILFGLLVGIIGCSWGLTTIGSTQQVGRSATSAVVTTWIGIFMLDFFLSLLLFHQSPLG
- a CDS encoding TM0106 family RecB-like putative nuclease, which gives rise to MLLSDDLLLNFKRCERRAFLDLYGDRTEQTSEKDFLQKLRKENQRQIQEYLGQRPYHEPEADDWETCAAETEALMAAGVECIYRGVLLYHFDQWPGTPIEQLTLVGKPTVLLRQPGPSRWGKWHYRPVSVKLGQKPKPEYKLVAMFHSFLLEAIQGRSPRLTQLILRARRPHRVDVDLWADKLQETVTDCINLLLPELEPEVFISRQRCHLCSWHNHCYAIAQADNHLSLVPGVTPNRYESLQGIGVNTLESLAQTSPKHLGQHLGADIAMQLQQQARAIVHQEVVWRINRPNKTQPIPQGTVELFFDIEAEPDRNVDYLLGVYLVDQQNQREKFYGFVAETLEEEGKIWQEFVEFVTQFPEAPIFHFSPYERDTLNRLGKKYGTPPQQLQKIVGRLMDIHQWVTKYLVFPVESYSLKALANCLGYQWREQGVSGDQTVCWYDQWLETGDHQLLEAIVRYNEDDCRATHHLKQWITTFLESQQKTMVLR